Genomic window (Cryptosporangium minutisporangium):
GGCGAGCTTGCGGGCGCTCCGGATGATCACCACGATCACGCCGACCGCGATCGCGGTCAGCACGTACGTGTAGCCGGAGCCGAGCGAGAACGCCGCGCCGGTGTTCCGGGTGTGCACCAGGTACAGAACGTTGCCGAGCACCTCGACCGGAGGATGGTTCGTGTCCTCCAGTCGGGTGACCACGACCAGCTTGCTGATCACGTCCGCGGCCAACGTGAGCAGCGCGACCAGGGCGAACAGCCATCGGCCGCGCCGCGTCCCCGACCCGGCGGGGGCGGCCACGTCGGTGGTGCCCTCCGCCGGCGCCTCCGCATCCACCGCCGGCTTCCCGGAGTCCCCGGGCGCGTCGGTCTCCCCGGCGGCCTCGGTCTCCGCGACCGCCTCGGAGTCCCCGACGGCACCGGTCGCCACGTCGGGAGCGTCGGTCTCGGCGGGCGGTTGCCCGTCGGCCGACGCGTCCCGAGGGTCGCCGGGGGCGGCGGAGGCGCTGTCCGCGGGGCGGGTCAGCGGCGTTCCTCGATCTGCTTGCAGCTCACGCACAGGGTCACACTAGGGAACGCCTCCAGCCGCGCGGTGGGGATGGGGTTCCCGCAGCGTTCGCAGGAGCCGTACTTTCCCTCCGCGAGCCGAGCCAGCGCGTGCTCGACCTGCTGGACCCGCTCCCGCAACCCGTGGACGAGGGAGAGCTCCTGCTCCCGCTCGAAGGTCTTGGTGCCGGTGTCAGCCTGATCGTCGCCGGCGCCGTCGGCCACCCGGCTGCGCTGCAGATCGGTCAGCACCACCACCGCCTCGTCGTACTCGGTGGTGAGCTCCTGCAGCCGCGCTTCGAGTACGGCGCGCAGTTCTTCGTGCCTGCTGTCGTCGGCCGGTACCGCCGGGGAGTCGGTCTTCGATCGAGCGCGCGGGGCTGTCGCCTCCGCCGCTCCCCCCGCGGTTGCCCCCGTCGCCGCAGTGCGGGTCGACCGGCGGGTGCCGGTCTTGCCCGTTGCCCGTCGTGGGGTGTCTTTCGTGGCCTTCGCTTGCTCCGCCATCGCGGCCACCTCCGCCCGGTTCGCCGTGCTGAGCCCGGCGGTTGGTCAGAGCGCTCAGGATACGTAGCGATGCCCGTCGCGACAATGCGACGCGCACCAATGCTGACGCCGTACACGCTCGTGTCGCCCGCAGTCGCGCGTTGCCGGAGCGTGCGCGCCCTGTGAGTCTTCTCTCACATACCGTCTCGGGGAGGTCTCGCAAACCTGACTTCTAGGGCGCAGCCGCGCTCTCACCCGTCGCGGAGCGTGGACAACCGCGCCTCGGCGTCCGGTGGGGCGGGCGTGAGCGCGAGTAGCTTGTCCCGGCTCGTCCGGCCGGTCAGCAGCGAGACGGCGGCGGCCCGGACGCCGAACGCGGTGGCGACCGCCTCGATCACGGCGTCGGTGGCCCGGCCCTCGACCGCCCGGGCGGTGACCGCGACGACGAGCGCAGGCCCGTGCGGCCCGGCATGGCTGCCACCGACACGAGCCCGGCTCGCACCGGGCTTCACCCGCACCGGCACCACGAACCGATCGGTGGTGCCGACGCCGTCCCTACCCCGCGTCACCGCCGTAGGGCGACCAGGAGCCGCGTCGCGGCCGCGCAGCGGCTACACGGCGTGAAGCCGAGCTCGATCGCCTGCGCGACCGACAGCTCGACGGGCGTACGACCCTCCACCTGGGGGCAGGCGTCCAGGTGGTAACGCGGACGGGCGTCGACGACCACTACCGGCTCGTCGGCGCCGGCGAGCTTCTTCTTCTCCGAGGAGAGGAGGAGCTCCGCGGCGGGTTCCGGATCGCTGTCGTCGCCGGTGGGGCTGGGCAGCGCGCCACCGCCGACCGGCGTGGCTACCGGCGCGGCATCGGACGGGCCGGGACCCATGGCGTCCGGCCCCGAAGCGGCCTCTGGCCGGGGAGCGGCGCCCCGCTGGGCACCGTCCTCCGGCCGGGCGGCCGTGTCAGGCCGGGAACCGGCGTTCGGCTGGGAACCGGCGTCCGGTCGGGCGGCGGCGTTTGTCTCCGGCGCCGAGTCCGTGCCGCCGGAGGTGGCGGCCGGTGAAACCGGCCGGGTGGCCTGCTGGTCGGCGGGCATGCGCGGCTCGGGAGCGGTGGGCGGCGCCGAGGTGACGCGCGGCAGCGTGATCGGCTCGGTGTCCGGCTCGGGCTCCCGGGTCGACTCGACCACCAGCACCGGCGGGCCGTCGAGCGTGATCGTCGCGGTCGTGCCCGCCTCGTCGTCGTCCACGTCGTGGCCCTCGACCACGACGTCCACCACGTCCGCGTCGGCCACCCGGCGGAAGTCGTCACGGCTCCGATCGGGCGTGGTCGGCTGCACGTCGATGATCTCGGCCACGACGTCGGCGACCTCGATCGTCTCCGCGGTCTCCGGCACGCGCTCGCCGGGCACGTAGTACGGCCGACCCGAACTGCTCCGATCAGGGCGCCCCTGATCCGGGCGCCCCTGATCCGGGCGCCCCTGATCCAGGCGCCCCTGATCCGGGCGCCCCTGATCCGGGCGGGCGTGATCCGGGCGGGCGTGATCCGGGCGTCCCTGCCCATGACGCCCCTGACCGGGGACGTGCGGGCCGGGCCCCTGCGGACCGGGCGCGTGCGGACCGGGTGCATGCGGGCCGGGTGCATGCGGGCCGGGCGATTGCGCCTGCGGCCGACCTTGCGACGGGCGGTAGGACTCCCCCGGGTAGGGCTGGTCCGAGTACGGTGCCCGCTCCGGAGCCGGCAACGACGGGCCGGACCGGCTGGAGGACGGTGGCTGACCGGGATGGACCGGCCGACCCGGCGAACCGGCGTAGGCCGCTCCGGTGCCACGACCGGTATCGGCGGCGTACCGCCGATCGGCCGGGCGTGCGGCCGTCGGAAAACCCTCGGCGGCGAGCGGGATGACGCGGTCCCTGGCGTCGGCTTCCCGCGGTCCAGGCGGACGGTGGGCGGCCGCAGCCGGGTACTGGGGCTGCGCCGGCTGGGTCTTGGCCGGCTGCGCTTGGGCCGGCTGCGTCTGCCCGGGATGGGGCCGACTCATCGGCCGGGGTTGGGCGCTCGGCCGGGCGTGCCCGGGGTCGACCCACGGGGCGGAGGAGCGGTCACTGCGCCCGTGCCCGCCCGAGGTCGGCCGGACCGGACCGGCGGACTGCCCTGCCGCCGAGCCCGAGTGGGCCGCCGCGGGGCTGGACTGGGCCGCCGCGGGGCTGGACTGGGCCGCCGCCGGGCTGGACTGGGCCGCCGCCGGGCTGGACTGGGCCGCCGCGGGCCGCGACCGGTCAGCGGAGGGTCGAGACGGCACCGACTGGTCGGAACGCCGGTACGGCTCCTGCCGATGCTCCGGCTGGCGGTAGTCGGGCTCCGGCCGGTAGGGGGGCTCCGGCCGGCGCTGGCTCTCCCGGTGCTGCGGGTAACGCTCTTCGTGCGCGTACTGACGGTCCCGGGGAGCGGCCGCGGTCGACTCCGCCGGTGACGGCTGGTCAGCCGGGACCGACTGCGAGCGCCCGGCCGGTTCTTCCACGGCCCGGAGTCGCTCCGCCTTCACCCGTAACAGCGCCGGCGGCGTTGACGCCGCGGCCATCTCCGGCTCTCCTGTCGCTGCGGCCGCCGCCGCGAGGGCGCGTTGCCGGCGGATGCCGAACGCCAGGAACGCGCCCGCGAGCAGACAGGTGGCGATGGAGGCCAGGACGAAGCCGTCACTCGTCTGCACGACTCCCGCACCCAGAAGTACGGCCGACGCGCAGACGAAGAGAAGGCTGACGACGATCACGGCGTGGCGAAGCCCCGGCCCATGGCCCGGACCAGATCAGCGACCGTAGGAGTCGGCGACGTCACCGGACCGCGGCAGGCCGGTGTGCGGGCCGCCGAACGCTCCGGAGAGGCTCGACGTGCCGACGCCCTCACGGTTGATCTCGGCCTCGGTGGCCTGGCCCCGCGCCTCGAGGTCACGCAGCTGGCTCTCCAGGTACGCCTTGAGCCGGGTGCGGTACTCGCGCTCGAACGCCTTCAGCTGCTCGATGTGCTTCTGCAGCGCGGTGCGCTTGGCCTCCAGGCCACCCATGGCCTCCTGGTGCCGCTGGCGAGCGTCCCGTTCCAGCGCCTCGGCCTTCGCCCGGGCGTCCCGGGTGAGCTCCTCGGCGTTGGCGCGTGCCTCGGAGAGCAGCTTGTCGGCCTCGCGCCGGGCGTCCGCGACGTGGTCGTCCGCGGTGCGCTGCGCGAGCATCAGGACCCGCAGCGCCTTCTCGCCCTGGTCGTCGCCGCCGGGCACGGCGGGCAGCGCGGAGCTGCTCACCTGGCTCTGGGCGCTCTGGGCCTGCTGCTGGGCGGCGGCAGCGGCCTGCTTCGCCTGCTGCGCCTCCTGGCGTAGGCGGTCGACCTGCTGCTTGAGTTCGCCGTTCTCGGCGTGCAGCCGACGCACGTCGGGGTCGGCACCCGCCGCAGCCGCCGGCGCCGCCGCCGGCCCGCCGGTACGGCCGCGCTCCACCTGCGCCTTGAGGTCGTTGTTCTCCTCGATCAGCCGAGCGAGCTCCCGCTCCACCTCGTCGAGGAAGGCGTCAACGTCGTCCTCGTCGTAACCGCGCTTGCCGATCGGCGGTTTCTTGAAGACGACGTTATGAACGTCGGCGGGGGTCAGCGGCATCGAAACTCCTCCGGACACGTGTGGGTGGCTGCTGGACGGCGTGCGGTCAGTATGACGTCTCGGACAGCCGTCGGACCACGCTCATGAGGATGGTGACGATCATGAGCAGCAACAGGAAACCAAGGTCGAGGCTAACGCTTCCGATCCGAAGCGGGGGGATCACCCGGCGCAGCGCCTTGAGCGGCGGATCGGTGGTGCTGTACACGACCTCGAGCGCGGCGGACGCCGCACGGCCTGGCCGCCAGCGCCGTGCGAAGACAAGCACGTACTCCGCTACTAGCCGCCCAAGAAGTACCAAAAGGAACAAGTAGAGCAGCAAATAGGCGAGCTGCCACACGAGCAACACGGAGTACGACGTCCTTAGCTCTGGTTGAAGAAGCCGCCCTCGGCGATCCGAGCCTTGTCCTCCGCGGTGACGGTGACATTGGCCGGCGAGAGCAGGAAGACCCGGTTGGTCACGCGCTCGATGCTACCGCGCAAGCCGAAGGTGAGTCCGGCCGCGAAGTCAACCAGTCGCTTTGCATCCGCCTCGTCCATTTCGGTGAGGTTCAAGATCACCGGAATGTGATTACGGAACTGCTCTCCGATCATCCGCGCTTCGTTGTAATTCGTCGGATGAAGCGTGGTGATCCGGTACGACGTCTCTTCGGGCTCGCTCACGTCACTCACCACCGCCCTCTCGCGAAGTGACAGCTGCGGCGCGAGCGCCAGGTTGTCGTGGGTCGGCGGCGCCGGCGTGGCCGGCATCCTGCTAACCGTCCGACTCGGGTTGCGCTCCAGACGCGTGGGTCGGGTCGCGGGCTCCTCGAACTCGTCCTCATAGGTGTCGAGCTCGTCGTCGGAGTACCGACGGTCGGCGAACCGGCCGTCGTCGAAACGACGGCCCCCATAAGACTTGTCGTCGTAGCGACCGTCCTCGTACGGACCGTCCTCATAGCGAGGGTCGTCCTCGACGAGGCCGAGCCAGACGCCTGCCTTCCGCCATGCACCCATGGAGCGCCCCCTCCTCCTCGTCGGCGATAGACACGACCGATGCTAAATGACACGCGTGTGATTCTGCATTTTCAAGGCCTCACACTACCGTGTCCGGACACCCGTTTCCCGAGCAAAGCGGATCCGACACGCACGTGTGTCGCGCCGTGTCGGACAGCCGACTCGAGGTCGCTGCTCATTCCGGCCGAGATCCACCGCGCTTCGGGATGGTCCCCCCGCAGCGTGGCGCCCAGTTCGGCGAGTCGTGCGAATGCGCGGTCGGGATCGCCGCCTAACGGCGCGACCGCCATCAGGCCGAGCAGCCGCAGCGCGGGACTCCCCGCCACTTCGTCGGCGAGCGCCGCCACTCCGGACGGCGCCACGCCGCCACGGCCGGCGGACGCGCCCTCCTCCAGGTCCACCTGGAGCAGCACGTCCAGCGGCTGGTCCCGCAGCCGCTCGGCCGCGCTCGCGAGCGCGGCGGCCAGNGGCGGCCAGTTCCGGACGATCGACACTGTGGACGACGTCCGCGTACCGGACGACCGAGCGGGCCTTGTTCCGCTGGAGCTGCCCGACGAAGTGCCACCGCACGTCGAGGGTGGGCAGCTCCGCGTGTTTGGCCTTGGCTTCCTGATCCTTGTTCTCCGCCACGTCCCGGACGCCCAGCGACGCCAGCGCCGCCACGTCGCCCGCGGGCCACGTCTTGGTGACTGCGATCAGCGTCACGTCGGCGCGATCCCGCCCGGCGTCCGCACAAGCCGCGGCCAGCCGACGCTCGACGTGCTCCAGCCCCGCGGCGAGCTCGGCCCGCCGCTCGGCCGAGACGGACCCGGCCGAGCCGGGGTCGGCCTGCTCCGAGCCGGACGCCGCCGGCCCGGAGGAGGCAGCATCCGACGCGGCGGGACCGGCAGAGCCGGTCCCGCCTTCGGCCGGGGACAGGGGCGTCACGCCCCGTTCTTGAGGAAGTCGGGCACGTCGACGTCGTCGAAGATGACGCGCTTCGGCGCCGGGGTGGCCGGCTGCGGGGTCGGCGGCTGCGGAGTCTGGTGCGGCGCAGCGGAGACCGGCTGGTTGGCCGGCTGCCGCGGCGCGTAGCCGGACTGGTCGCCGCTGTAGCGCTGCTGGGCCTGCTCCGCGTAGGACACCCGCGTGTTCGCCGCCCGGTAGGCGGGCGCGCCGCTGTCGAACCCGGCCGCGATGACCGTGACCCGCACCTCGTCGCCCAGCGCGTCGTCGATGACCGTGCCGAAGATGATGTTCGCGTCCTGGTGGGCGGCGTCCGCGACCAGCGAGGCGGCCTCGTTGATCTCGAACAGGCCCAGGTCGGAGCCACCGGCGATGGAGAGCAGCACGCCGTGCGCACCCTCCATGCTGGCCTCCAGCAGCGGGCTGGAGATCGCCGCTTCCGCGGCCTCGACGGCGCGGTTCTCTCCGCGCGCACTCCCTATTCCCATCAACGCCGACCCAGCCCCGCTCATGACGCTCTTCACGTCCGCGAAGTCCAGGTTGATCAGACCCGGCGTGGTGATCAGGTCGGTGATGCCCTGGACACCCTGCAGCAGGACCTGGTCGGCCATCTTGAACGCGTCCATCATGCTGATGTCGCGGTCGCCGAGGGAGAGCAGCCGGTCGTTCGGAATGACGATCAGCGTGTCGCACTCGTTGCGCAGGTCGTCGATACCCGTCTCGGCCTGCACCGCGCGCCGGCGCCCCTCGAACGCGAACGGCCTCGTGACCACACCGATGGTCAGCGCGCCGAGCTTCCGGGCGATGCTGGCGACCACCGGCGCACCGCCGGTGCCTGTTCCACCACCCTCGCCCGCCGTGACGAACACCATGTCGGCGCCCTTGAGCACCTCTTCGATCTCGTCCTTATGGTCCTCGGCGGCCTTCCGGCCGACGTCCGGGTTCGCGCCGGCACCGAGGCCCCGCGTGAGCTCACGACCGACGTCGAGCTTGACGTCGGCGTCGCTCATCAGCAGCGCCTGGGCGTCGGTGTTGATCGCGATGAACTCGACCCCTTTGAGGCCCACCTCGATCATCCGGTTGACGGCGTTGACACCGCCGCCGCCGATGCCGACGACCTTGATGACCGCCAGGTAGTTGTGCGGAGGTGTCATCGGTGTGCCTTCCTAGTGAGCAATGGTCCCGTGAGCGATGGAGAACCCATAGGCGTCGGAGCCCGGTCGAGGGTGGCCCGACGCCCATTTGAACCGGCGACGCAGCTCACGTGGCCGAACTCTCACCCTCTAGTAGAGCGTTACTGTTATGTCAAGTGTTGCTGTGATCGGACGGTAGGCGCCTGCGCGGGCGTGATTCAAGCAGCCACGCGGGCGTGTCTCGCGAGGATCGCGGCGCACGCCCGGACCTGACCGTCAATGCCACATTGTTCCCTATAAGAGGTAAATGTCCAAAGTGATCGGCGTTGACCGACTTCAAGCGACCAAGCGGTCCCAGCTTTCCGTACCCCTGCTTCGTGCGCTACCCCGCGCGTCGCCGTACGACCACCCTCACCCTGAGCCTCAGGTCCACTTTCCAGACACTCTGTTATAGCCGTTTCTCAGCGGTACGGCCGCTCACGAGTCAGCGCACGGTCACGACGTCCGGCGCGCTGACGTCGATTCGTTTGCCGGACTCGCCGAGGAGCGCGGTCGCGATCTTCGCCTTGCGTGGGCTGTCGTCCGGCCCGCCCCAGAACACGACGCGCTTGTCGGTGAGCCGGACCTCGACCCGCTGCGGCGTCACCGCGACCACCACCGAGACGAGCTCACGCAGCTGCGGCGTCAGGGCACTCGCGACGGTCAGCGCGGCGCGGGTGGCCGGGTCGCCGGCCTCCGGGTCGGGCACCCGGATCAGCGGGAGCCCGGCCGGACGGGACGCCACGGCGCGGAACGGGTAGCCCTCCGCGTCGACCAGGAC
Coding sequences:
- the lspA gene encoding signal peptidase II, which produces MRELQADRGTPLTRPADSASAAPGDPRDASADGQPPAETDAPDVATGAVGDSEAVAETEAAGETDAPGDSGKPAVDAEAPAEGTTDVAAPAGSGTRRGRWLFALVALLTLAADVISKLVVVTRLEDTNHPPVEVLGNVLYLVHTRNTGAAFSLGSGYTYVLTAIAVGVIVVIIRSARKLASTGWALALGLVLGGACGNVVDRLFREGGGVVDFLALIDPFDPPWPVFNLADSALCVGVAIIVGLELTGRRIDGTRVTKSGRAQSKDD
- a CDS encoding TraR/DksA family transcriptional regulator; this encodes MAEQAKATKDTPRRATGKTGTRRSTRTAATGATAGGAAEATAPRARSKTDSPAVPADDSRHEELRAVLEARLQELTTEYDEAVVVLTDLQRSRVADGAGDDQADTGTKTFEREQELSLVHGLRERVQQVEHALARLAEGKYGSCERCGNPIPTARLEAFPSVTLCVSCKQIEERR
- a CDS encoding DUF167 domain-containing protein — encoded protein: MTRGRDGVGTTDRFVVPVRVKPGASRARVGGSHAGPHGPALVVAVTARAVEGRATDAVIEAVATAFGVRAAAVSLLTGRTSRDKLLALTPAPPDAEARLSTLRDG
- a CDS encoding DivIVA domain-containing protein: MPLTPADVHNVVFKKPPIGKRGYDEDDVDAFLDEVERELARLIEENNDLKAQVERGRTGGPAAAPAAAAGADPDVRRLHAENGELKQQVDRLRQEAQQAKQAAAAAQQQAQSAQSQVSSSALPAVPGGDDQGEKALRVLMLAQRTADDHVADARREADKLLSEARANAEELTRDARAKAEALERDARQRHQEAMGGLEAKRTALQKHIEQLKAFEREYRTRLKAYLESQLRDLEARGQATEAEINREGVGTSSLSGAFGGPHTGLPRSGDVADSYGR
- a CDS encoding YggT family protein; this encodes MLLVWQLAYLLLYLFLLVLLGRLVAEYVLVFARRWRPGRAASAALEVVYSTTDPPLKALRRVIPPLRIGSVSLDLGFLLLLMIVTILMSVVRRLSETSY
- a CDS encoding cell division protein SepF — protein: MGAWRKAGVWLGLVEDDPRYEDGPYEDGRYDDKSYGGRRFDDGRFADRRYSDDELDTYEDEFEEPATRPTRLERNPSRTVSRMPATPAPPTHDNLALAPQLSLRERAVVSDVSEPEETSYRITTLHPTNYNEARMIGEQFRNHIPVILNLTEMDEADAKRLVDFAAGLTFGLRGSIERVTNRVFLLSPANVTVTAEDKARIAEGGFFNQS